In the Arachis ipaensis cultivar K30076 chromosome B10, Araip1.1, whole genome shotgun sequence genome, one interval contains:
- the LOC107624167 gene encoding INO80 complex subunit D translates to MDEFPPPPPPPPPPMTLDGAENDAVFAKTLVLSKREVTARRLRRTRQLRRCYRGHYWALMEEIKSKYKEYYWTYGKSPFKETSGVNHAVVLGDENNNNANGGNERNNNAALGVGGDDVVRCAFGGCKIKAMALTRYCHAHILSDPKQKLYRGCRTVAKNLPTGPSYCNKPVLRSVVPAACTTHYQLGEKCLLRAVKRAGYNVPINRKPNVKLHVVVNEFVRQIQNKRKVALKAAVSKVETQ, encoded by the exons ATGGACGAGTTTCCACCGCCACCGCCACCTCCACCTCCTCCTATGACCCTGGACGGAGCTGAAAATGACGCAGTTTTCGCCAAAACGCTCGTGCTGAGCAAACGCGAAGTAACCGCTCGTCGGCTCCGCCGAACGAGGCAACTCAGACGGTGCTACAGAGGGCACTACTGGGCTCTAATGGAAGAGATCAAGTCCAAGTATAAGGAGTATTATTGGACCTACGGTAAGAGCCCCTTCAAGGAAACTAGCGGCGTAAACCACGCTGTCGTTTTGGGCGACGAGAACAATAACAACGCAAACGGCGGCAACGAGAGGAACAATAATGCCGCTTTGGGAGTTGGAGGAGACGACGTCGTTCGGTGCGCTTTTGGTGGATGTAAGATTAAGGCTATGGCGCTTACTAGGTACTGTCACGCTCACATACTTTCGGATCCGAAACAGAAGCTCTATCGGGGATGCAGAACCGTAGCTAAAAA TTTGCCAACAGGGCCTTCATATTGTAATAAACCAGTGTTGAGGTCTGTGGTTCCTGCTGCTTGCACAACTCATTACCAATTAGGTGAAAAGTGTCTTCTTCGTGCTGTAAAAAGGGCAGGCTATAATGTCCCAATTAATCGTAAGCCTAATGTGAAATTACATGTAGTAGTTAATGAATTTGTTCGCCAAATCCAAAATAAACGAAAAGTTGCATTGAAAGCAGCTGTATCTAAAGTTGAGACTCAATAA